The Chiloscyllium punctatum isolate Juve2018m chromosome 45, sChiPun1.3, whole genome shotgun sequence genome has a segment encoding these proteins:
- the snrpe gene encoding small nuclear ribonucleoprotein E has protein sequence MAYRGQAQKVQKVMVQPINLIFRYLQNRSRIQVWLYEQVNMRIEGCIIGFDEYMNLVLDDAEEIHMKSKSRKPLGRVMLKGDNITLLQSVHS, from the exons ATGGCGTACCGCGGGCAGGCACAGAAAGTGCAGAAAGTGATGGTGCAGCCCATC AATCTTATTTTCAGATACCTTCAGAAT AGATCCAGGATCCAAGTATGGTTATATGAGCAAGTCAACATGAGGATAGAAGGCTGTATAATT GGGTTTGATGAATATATGAACCTTGTTTTGGATGATGCAGAAGAAATTCACATGAAATCAAAATCAAGAAAACCATTGG GTCGTGTTATGCTAAAGGGGGACAACATCACCTTATTACAGAGTGTCCACAGTTAG